Within the Deltaproteobacteria bacterium genome, the region GCGCGGGTGCTGTCGTCCTTGCGTCGCTTTCAGGATCGTGGGCAGGACCATCGGCGCGATCTGCGCCGCGTTTGAAAGATCCACGGCAGGCCGTACGAGAGAGCCCAGGCGTTCGCGCGCGAAGCGCGCTGCGAACGCCTGAGGATCCTCCCCCTCGGGAACGACGGCATCGATCATGTGAATCGCCAGCGCCTGCTCCGCGCGCAAGCTCTTCCCCTGCAGGATGACCGACAGTGCCGCATCGCCTGCGACCGGATCGGCGGCGTTCACGAGGCCCGCGCGCCGGGGCAGCCGCTGGGTACCCCCGAGACCGGGAAAGATGTTGAGCCCCATCTCGGGAAGGCCGACCGACGATCGCTTGGTCGCGACGATGGCGCGACACGCGAGCGCGAGCTCATAGATGCCCCCGAGCGCGACACCGTCCACGACCGCGACCCAGGGGACGGGACCCTCCTCGATTCGACACAACACCGCGTCGCCGCGATCGATGAGTGTCGCGAGATCCGCCGGACTGCCCTGCATGAGTTCCCCGATGTTCGCGCCAGCGCCGAGACCGTACCGGTTACCGGTCAGGACGACCGCGGCGAGCGGCGCGGCCGCGTGATGTACCCGAATCGCCGCCTCGACCCCGTCCAATTCCTCGATCGCCGCGCGTGACAAGGTGTTCATCCCGCCCTGGTCGAACGAGACGACGGCGAGGTCGCCTTCATACCGTGTCGTGAACGTTTTCATGGGCGCCCTTACTTCCGCCCTCCGGACGCCTTGTCAACCCTTCTCCGCGCACCAAGTTCACCAGCAATAATTGCGTCCGACCTGGCATCCTGGGAGATAAGCCGACGATGGCCGCACCGCCGACGCCGCCCCACCGACGGATGCGCCGTGTGCTGCTGACGGCGTTCGCGGTCATGACCCTCGCGGGTGGGCTCGTGTGGGTGGCTCCCTCGGTGCTCACACCCGTCGTGGCGGCGCGCCTCTCGTCAGCGATCGGCGCTGACGTCCGGATTGGGTGGATAACCTGGAACCCGCTCGCGGGTCGCCTCGGCCTGCACCGCATCGCCCTCGCGCCGAACGCCGGGGAGCCGCCGATCGCGACCGCTCAGGCCATCCAGGTGGACGTCGGCCTTCGGCGATGGCTCGGGGGCGAGCGTCGCCTCGACGCGCTCGTCCTGCGACGTCCCTGGATCGCCCTTCACCGCACAGCCACGGGGGACCTTAACGTTGCCCGGATTTCGCCGATCCCCACCCTCTCCGCAGCGGGAGAGCCCCCGGAATCCGCGGCGGCGGACACGGGACCGCCCACCCCTTTCCGCATCGGGCTCTTCCGCATCCTGAGCGGCAGCATCGAGTTCCGCGATGAAACGACGACGCCCGCCCTCGAAACCTCCCTGCACCTCGACGACGCGAGCGCGCGCGATCTCGTCCTCGCGGGCGACGGAAGCGCCGGGCTCGCCTTCCACGTCGAAAGCCGCCTCGAGAACGAGCCGTTGACCCTCGACGTGACCTACGAAAGCACAGACGACGCCTCGAGCCTGGTCATGAAGCTGGTGGCCGTCGATGCATCGCTGGCCCGCGCGCTGCTCTACCTCCCACTCGGATGGCAGCGAACATCCGGCACGATGGATGCCACCCTGAGCTACGAGCGCCGTACGGAGCGCGGCGTCCTCCGAACCCACATTCTGCGGGCCGATCTCGCCCTCCACGACTTGGCGCTCACCGAGCCGTGGGCCGATGAGCCCATGTTGCAGGCCAAGCGCGTGCGTGTACCGACCCTCACCGTCGATCTCGTCAAGCAACGGACCGATCTCGGCGCGGTCCAGCTCGACGCGTATCGGGCGCTCGTGCTGCGCGACGCCGAGCGACTACACGTGCCGCTCGCGACGGGCGCGCCCGACGTCGCCAGCGATTCGACGTGGGAGACGACGCTCGACCGCGTCGCGCTCGGCAAGGGCGTCGCGATCCTGCGCAACGTCTTCGCGTCGCCGGAAGTCACCGTACCCGTATCGGCCGGATCCATCCGCCTTCCCCAGAACGACGTGGTGTTCAGCTTCGCCGGGACGCTCGCCGGTAGCGGGATCACGCTCGACGGTCGCACGCACGGCGACGCGACGACGCTCGCATTCGGATTCGATGGGCTCGATCTCGCGGCGGCCGCCCTGCTCGTGAACGCCCCGGTCGGATTCACGAAGGGGCGCCTCGGCGGCACCATCGGAGTCGCGCTGTCTCCCGCCGGTGCGACGCTGCGCGGCACCTTCACGGCAACGGAGGCAAGCACCGCCCCAATCGGTCCCCATCCCGAGGAGATCTTCGCATGGCAACGGCTCGACGTAACAATGGCGGAAAGCACCCTCGATCCTCCTCTCGTCCATCTCGAGCGCGCCGACATAGTGTGGCCATACGTCATGGTGCACCGCCGGTCGGACGGCATCTTCCCCTTCGACACGCCGTCGGCGGCGCCCCGCCCACTGACGTCGCC harbors:
- a CDS encoding DUF748 domain-containing protein, with translation MAAPPTPPHRRMRRVLLTAFAVMTLAGGLVWVAPSVLTPVVAARLSSAIGADVRIGWITWNPLAGRLGLHRIALAPNAGEPPIATAQAIQVDVGLRRWLGGERRLDALVLRRPWIALHRTATGDLNVARISPIPTLSAAGEPPESAAADTGPPTPFRIGLFRILSGSIEFRDETTTPALETSLHLDDASARDLVLAGDGSAGLAFHVESRLENEPLTLDVTYESTDDASSLVMKLVAVDASLARALLYLPLGWQRTSGTMDATLSYERRTERGVLRTHILRADLALHDLALTEPWADEPMLQAKRVRVPTLTVDLVKQRTDLGAVQLDAYRALVLRDAERLHVPLATGAPDVASDSTWETTLDRVALGKGVAILRNVFASPEVTVPVSAGSIRLPQNDVVFSFAGTLAGSGITLDGRTHGDATTLAFGFDGLDLAAAALLVNAPVGFTKGRLGGTIGVALSPAGATLRGTFTATEASTAPIGPHPEEIFAWQRLDVTMAESTLDPPLVHLERADIVWPYVMVHRRSDGIFPFDTPSAAPRPLTSPGTSAAPPWLRVDHLGIEGGRIEFYDTTLPRAYGIDLTDLSASADGMALSPLAADRFTLKGALDELSPVTVTGRIEPSGTTLDIAIDRLLLAPLNPYLVPALGYEVNAGLARVSSDVRITGSRIAADTDLTLSRFSMRASGTDTVGGRIGTPLSVALALMKDTRGDIHLALPIEGDLSSSEYRVGSLLREALGTALLGTLRAPLGFLRGLFRKDEGERFDLRPVPFPAGSATLGAEGEARLAVLARLLARQTVLRAVLIPAPTRADFDVVTAAGVSHPIDALAALARERGALVVDRLAREHGLDPRRVTIEPWTAAEPDIEGEPGVDIQLRAD